A window of the Deltaproteobacteria bacterium genome harbors these coding sequences:
- a CDS encoding hydantoinase/oxoprolinase family protein, with translation GPDRHGPCMAAGGPAPALMDAMNVLGHAEFGDRERSAKGIKEVAMAQGMSARECAEQAVVVAMATLKKKIAAFLAAINARPVYTIQEILEDRTVQPKRILVIGGPAQAMAPILEAEFGLPVVAPEHSAVANAIGAGLTRPTQSLVLTVDTSRGSFTVPGLGIHKAVKRTYTLDEAVHDATTMLRAELEKQGIPAEDGDIQVIQAEAFNMVEGHYTIGRNIRVRCQMRPGVITTLES, from the coding sequence GGTCCGGACCGTCACGGGCCGTGCATGGCCGCCGGTGGTCCGGCGCCGGCCCTGATGGACGCCATGAATGTCCTTGGCCACGCGGAGTTTGGCGACCGCGAACGCTCGGCCAAGGGCATCAAGGAAGTGGCCATGGCCCAGGGCATGTCGGCCCGGGAATGCGCGGAACAGGCCGTGGTCGTGGCCATGGCCACCCTCAAGAAAAAAATCGCGGCCTTCCTGGCGGCCATCAACGCCCGTCCGGTCTACACCATCCAGGAAATTCTGGAAGACCGCACGGTCCAGCCCAAACGCATCCTGGTCATCGGCGGCCCGGCCCAGGCCATGGCCCCCATCCTGGAGGCGGAATTCGGCCTGCCCGTGGTCGCGCCGGAACACAGCGCGGTCGCCAATGCCATCGGCGCCGGCCTGACCCGGCCGACCCAGTCCCTGGTGCTGACCGTGGACACCTCGCGCGGCAGTTTCACCGTGCCGGGCCTGGGCATCCACAAGGCCGTCAAGCGCACCTACACCCTGGACGAGGCCGTGCACGACGCCACCACCATGTTGCGGGCCGAATTGGAAAAACAAGGCATCCCGGCCGAGGATGGCGACATCCAGGTCATCCAGGCCGAAGCCTTCAACATGGTCGAGGGGCACTACACCATCGGCCGCAATATCCGCGTTCGCTGCCAGATGCGGCCCGGCGTCATCACCACCCTGGAATCCTAG
- a CDS encoding histone deacetylase produces the protein MLTAQSSLGIIFFPAFDWAISPTHPEREERLLYTQDQFREEGIFDIEGIREYRPLIATETDIMRTHFCFPDVASVCTNSHLISAGGVIRAARLIMEKERQRAFAVVRPPGHHAMRTVHGSRGFCTINIEALMIEWIREHYGNLRVAVVDTDCHHGDGTQDIYWHDPDVLFISLHQDGRTLYPGTGFPSECGGPKALGRTINVPMPPRTSDDGYLMTMERIVMPILEHFKPDLVINSAGQDNHFSDPITNMNFTAQGYAKMTAMLKPDIAVLEGGYAIKGALPYVNLGISLALAGVDFSNVQEPELDREKLREQKSTMDYLSALCDQLPEVYFNPRPSDAKRENGYFVRRRSIYYDTDDITETQVERVKDCPHCPGLIIVETESDRSPKSLGLYVPVQGCDLCSQEAEERFAKYKQDGFTRAQIADRVTKRYEYSK, from the coding sequence ATGCTCACAGCACAATCGAGCCTCGGCATCATCTTTTTTCCCGCCTTCGACTGGGCCATCTCGCCCACGCACCCGGAACGCGAGGAACGCCTGCTCTACACCCAGGACCAATTCCGCGAGGAAGGCATCTTCGACATCGAGGGCATCCGCGAATACCGGCCCCTCATCGCCACGGAAACCGACATCATGCGCACCCATTTCTGCTTTCCGGACGTGGCCTCGGTGTGCACCAACTCCCACCTCATTTCCGCCGGCGGGGTCATCCGGGCCGCACGGCTGATCATGGAAAAAGAACGCCAGCGGGCCTTCGCCGTGGTCCGCCCCCCCGGACACCACGCCATGCGCACGGTGCACGGCAGCCGGGGATTTTGCACCATCAACATCGAAGCGCTCATGATCGAATGGATCCGCGAGCACTACGGCAACCTGCGCGTGGCCGTGGTCGACACGGACTGCCACCACGGCGACGGCACCCAGGACATCTACTGGCACGACCCGGACGTGCTCTTCATCTCCCTGCACCAGGACGGCCGCACCCTGTATCCGGGCACGGGCTTTCCGTCCGAATGCGGCGGTCCCAAGGCCCTGGGTCGGACCATCAACGTGCCCATGCCGCCGCGCACTTCCGACGACGGCTACCTGATGACCATGGAACGCATCGTCATGCCCATTCTGGAGCATTTCAAACCAGATCTGGTCATCAACTCCGCCGGGCAGGACAACCATTTCTCGGACCCCATCACCAACATGAACTTCACGGCCCAGGGCTATGCCAAGATGACGGCCATGCTCAAGCCGGACATCGCCGTGCTCGAAGGCGGATACGCCATCAAGGGCGCCCTGCCCTACGTCAACCTGGGCATCAGCCTGGCCCTGGCCGGAGTGGATTTTTCCAATGTCCAGGAGCCGGAGCTGGATCGGGAGAAACTGCGCGAGCAAAAATCGACCATGGACTACCTCTCGGCCCTATGCGACCAACTGCCGGAGGTCTATTTCAATCCGAGGCCGTCCGACGCCAAGCGCGAGAACGGCTATTTCGTGCGTCGCAGATCCATCTACTATGACACGGACGATATCACCGAAACCCAGGTCGAACGCGTCAAGGACTGCCCGCACTGCCCCGGTCTGATCATCGTCGAGACCGAAAGCGACCGCTCGCCCAAATCCCTGGGCCTGTACGTTCCGGTTCAGGGTTGCGACCTGTGCAGCCAGGAGGCCGAGGAACGCTTCGCCAAGTACAAGCAGGACGGCTTCACCCGCGCCCAAATCGCGGACCGGGTCACCAAGCGCTACGAATACTCGAAATAA
- a CDS encoding efflux transporter outer membrane subunit — translation MRGLIPLFLMILATGCASLAPDRQRPAMPVPDVWPDATTAEANATTLGWRDVFPDPTLQRLIATALSENRSLRQTVLAMDKARAQAGIARADRFPNVDASGKNSNQRLPADMRGGVEGIDRQWSVGLGVTSFELDFFGRVKNLEEAALEQYLATEEARRAAHIALVSQVAQGYLALAGDREALVLARETLKSREATLTLTKAQVANGLATELERHQAEESVAVTQSEVARLTAQVAMDRNALAVLVGVPAGNLDLPARAIDDVAVNEVVAPGLPSDLLTRRPDILEAEHRLWAAGAEIGAARAAFFPRITLTSTAGLASLELTDLFDAAQRTWTFVPSITLPIFDAGRNKANLAAAEAEQKIRVAAYEQAIQTAFREVSDALAKVGGYAGQVQAQTRRVASAGASRELVDQRYEAGLESAFAVHDAERTLFSARQDLLNARLAQKLNVVGLFAALGGGWEEMAVSAARR, via the coding sequence ATTCCGTTGTTTCTGATGATTTTGGCCACGGGCTGCGCGTCCCTGGCTCCAGATCGGCAGCGCCCGGCCATGCCCGTGCCCGATGTCTGGCCGGACGCGACCACGGCAGAGGCAAATGCCACGACCCTGGGTTGGCGGGACGTGTTTCCCGATCCGACCTTGCAACGCCTCATCGCCACGGCTTTGAGCGAAAATCGCAGTCTGCGGCAAACCGTCCTGGCCATGGACAAGGCCCGGGCCCAGGCTGGTATCGCCCGCGCGGACCGTTTTCCGAACGTGGACGCATCGGGGAAAAATTCGAACCAGCGCCTGCCCGCCGATATGCGTGGCGGGGTCGAGGGCATTGACCGGCAGTGGAGCGTGGGCTTGGGCGTCACCTCCTTTGAGCTGGATTTTTTTGGACGGGTCAAGAATTTGGAAGAAGCGGCCTTGGAGCAATATTTGGCCACCGAGGAGGCTCGACGGGCCGCGCATATTGCCTTGGTCTCCCAGGTTGCCCAGGGATATCTCGCCCTGGCCGGCGACCGCGAAGCCCTGGTCCTGGCCCGGGAGACGCTTAAAAGTCGCGAGGCGACCCTGACCCTGACCAAGGCCCAGGTGGCCAATGGGTTGGCCACGGAACTGGAGCGTCATCAGGCCGAGGAATCCGTGGCCGTGACCCAGTCCGAGGTGGCGCGGCTCACGGCCCAGGTTGCCATGGACAGAAACGCACTGGCCGTCCTGGTCGGCGTACCGGCGGGAAATCTGGATCTTCCGGCCCGGGCCATTGACGACGTGGCCGTGAACGAGGTCGTGGCGCCGGGTTTGCCTTCGGATCTTCTGACCCGTCGGCCGGACATCCTGGAGGCCGAGCACCGGCTTTGGGCCGCCGGTGCCGAGATCGGCGCGGCCAGGGCCGCGTTTTTTCCGCGCATCACGCTGACATCCACGGCCGGTCTGGCCAGTCTGGAGCTGACCGATCTTTTTGACGCGGCCCAGCGGACATGGACCTTCGTGCCGAGCATCACCCTGCCCATCTTTGACGCGGGTCGGAACAAGGCCAACCTGGCCGCTGCCGAGGCCGAGCAGAAAATCCGCGTCGCGGCGTATGAACAGGCCATCCAGACCGCGTTCAGGGAAGTGTCCGACGCCTTGGCCAAGGTCGGGGGCTACGCCGGTCAGGTTCAGGCCCAGACCCGCCGCGTGGCCAGCGCCGGAGCCAGCCGCGAGCTGGTCGATCAGCGCTACGAGGCCGGCCTGGAAAGCGCCTTTGCCGTGCACGACGCCGAACGGACCCTGTTTTCGGCCCGTCAGGATTTGTTGAATGCCCGACTGGCCCAGAAGCTCAATGTTGTCGGGCTGTTCGCCGCCCTGGGCGGAGGATGGGAGGAAATGGCCGTTTCGGCGGCGCGTCGGTAA